A single window of Rana temporaria chromosome 1, aRanTem1.1, whole genome shotgun sequence DNA harbors:
- the LOC120924336 gene encoding probable N-acetyltransferase camello, giving the protein MAEFTIRVYKNKDYNAVRMLFAEGMLEHIPATCAHLLKLPRSQFILFISFISLLLVSKSYLLSLISLAVVFMGGRRLLTKEFHQYVNQCQREDLLDIEESYMASNNSCFWVAESDGRVVGMVGAQSAPRSSEVMLLKRLSVAKDQRHKGIAKALCVKVIDFARQRGYQRVTLETSMIQLAAHKLYETMGFQKTDDKVLPSLFGRFANFSILTFEYPIKE; this is encoded by the coding sequence ATGGCCGAATTCACCATCCGAGTGTATAAGAACAAAGACTACAATGCGGTCCGGATGTTGTTTGCCGAGGGGATGCTGGAGCACATTCCGGCCACTTGCGCCCACTTGTTGAAGCTCCCCCGCTCCCAGTTCATCCTCTTCATCTCCTTCATCAGCCTCCTTTTAGTCTCCAAGTCCTACTTGCTCTCTCTCATCAGCCTGGCTGTTGTGTTCATGGGCGGCCGCCGCCTGCTGACCAAAGAGTTTCACCAGTACGTCAACCAGTGCCAACGAGAAGACTTGCTGGACATCGAGGAGTCTTACATGGCCAGCAACAACTCCTGCTTCTGGGTGGCGGAGTCCGACGGCCGAGTTGTTGGGATGGTCGGCGCCCAGTCCGCCCCTCGTTCTAGCGAAGTCATGCTGCTCAAACGTCTGTcggtggccaaagaccagaggcaCAAGGGCATCGCCAAAGCCCTGTGCGTAAAGGTCATTGACTTTGCTCGCCAACGGGGGTACCAAAGAGTGACACTGGAGACCTCTATGATACAACTTGCGGCTCACAAATTATACGAAACCATGGGATTCCAGAAGACCGACGACAAGGTCCTCCCGTCACTGTTTGGAAGATTTGCCAACTTCTCCATCCTGACTTTTGAATATCCAATCAAAGAATAA